The following are encoded together in the Erwinia sp. E602 genome:
- a CDS encoding PHP domain-containing protein: MTADSPSTSVYSLFDLHSHSQASDGLLSPEALVLRAVEQRVTVLAITDHDSTDGVRPAREAIARHQLPLQLIAGVEISSLWENHEIHIVGLGVDIVHPALTAFLAEQAERRLARARLMAERLEKALIPGALEGALALAAGGAVGRGHFARFLIAQGKASNMQQVFKNYLARGKTGYAPPQWCTIKQAVDVIQQSGGRAVLAHPARYGLSAKWLKRLLAHFAEQGGEAMEVAQCQQAPNERTQLAQYARDYGLAASQGSDFHQPCPWIELGKKLWLPGGVEAVWQRFPDILQ, encoded by the coding sequence TTGACCGCAGACAGTCCTTCAACCTCAGTCTATTCCCTGTTTGACCTGCACAGCCACAGCCAGGCCTCCGACGGCCTGCTCAGCCCGGAAGCCCTGGTGCTGCGCGCGGTGGAGCAGCGCGTTACCGTGCTGGCCATCACCGATCACGACAGCACCGACGGCGTTCGGCCGGCGCGTGAGGCGATCGCCAGGCACCAGCTGCCGCTGCAGCTGATTGCCGGGGTGGAGATCTCCTCGCTGTGGGAAAATCATGAGATCCATATCGTCGGCCTCGGCGTGGATATTGTCCATCCGGCGCTGACCGCGTTTCTGGCTGAGCAGGCGGAACGGCGGCTGGCGCGTGCGCGGCTGATGGCGGAGCGGCTGGAGAAGGCGCTGATCCCCGGTGCGCTGGAGGGCGCGCTGGCGCTGGCCGCCGGCGGTGCGGTTGGGCGCGGCCACTTTGCCCGTTTCCTGATCGCCCAGGGCAAGGCCAGCAACATGCAACAGGTGTTCAAAAATTACCTGGCGCGGGGCAAAACCGGCTACGCGCCGCCACAGTGGTGTACAATTAAACAAGCCGTTGATGTGATTCAGCAATCCGGCGGCCGTGCGGTGCTGGCGCACCCGGCCCGCTACGGGCTGTCGGCCAAGTGGCTGAAGCGGCTGCTGGCCCATTTTGCCGAACAGGGCGGCGAGGCGATGGAGGTGGCGCAGTGCCAGCAGGCACCGAACGAGCGCACCCAGCTGGCGCAGTACGCCCGTGACTACGGGCTGGCCGCGTCCCAGGGATCTGATTTTCATCAGCCCTGCCCGTGGATCGAACTGGGCAAAAAATTATGGCTGCCCGGCGGCGTTGAGGCCGTGTGGCAACGTTTTCCTGACATCCTGCAATAA
- a CDS encoding anthranilate synthase component 1 has product MQNARPGVKLITGSAPYREDPAAVFHQLCGARSETLLLESADVDSKRNLKSLLIVDSALRITALDKTVTIQALSENGRALLPLLDAALPASVQNSVRPDGRELLFPVNTAVQDEDANLKALSVFDALRLLPTLVSAPEEEREAMLLGGLFAYDLVAGFETLPELHNQQRCPDYCFYLAETLLVIDHQTRSARLQASLFTHSPAEFLRLQSRIEQLHSQMMQPAPALPVQPVAQMTLTVSQSDEDYCRVVREMQQAIRVGEIFQVVPSRRFSLPCPSPLAAYETLKNSNPSPYMFFMQDRDFSLFGASPESSLKYDASSRQIEIYPIAGTRPRGRHADGSLDRDLDSRIELEMRTDHKELAEHLMLVDLARNDLARICEAGSRYVADLTKVDRYTFVMHLVSRVVGQLRGDIDVLHAYRACMNMGTLSGAPKVRAMQLIARAEGTRRGSYGGAVGYFTASGDLDTCIVIRSAYVEDGVATVQAGAGVVLDSDPQAEADESRNKARAVLRAIATAHHCQEIF; this is encoded by the coding sequence ATGCAAAACGCCAGACCTGGAGTGAAGTTAATCACCGGCAGCGCCCCGTACCGTGAAGATCCGGCGGCGGTGTTTCATCAGCTGTGCGGCGCTCGCAGCGAAACGCTGCTGCTGGAGTCGGCAGACGTCGACAGCAAGCGCAACCTGAAGAGCCTGCTGATCGTCGACAGCGCGCTGCGCATTACCGCGCTGGATAAGACGGTGACCATTCAGGCGCTGTCGGAAAACGGCCGCGCGCTGCTGCCGCTGCTGGACGCCGCCCTGCCCGCTTCGGTGCAGAACAGCGTGCGCCCGGACGGCCGTGAGCTGCTGTTCCCGGTCAATACGGCGGTGCAGGATGAGGACGCTAATCTGAAGGCGCTGTCGGTGTTTGACGCGCTGCGCCTGCTGCCAACCCTGGTCAGCGCCCCGGAGGAAGAGCGCGAAGCGATGCTGCTCGGCGGCCTGTTTGCCTACGACCTGGTGGCCGGCTTTGAGACGCTGCCCGAGCTGCACAACCAGCAGCGCTGCCCCGATTACTGCTTCTACCTGGCCGAAACGCTGCTGGTGATCGACCACCAAACCCGCAGCGCCCGCCTGCAGGCCAGCCTGTTTACCCACTCGCCGGCCGAGTTCCTGCGTCTGCAGAGCCGCATTGAGCAGCTGCACAGCCAGATGATGCAGCCGGCACCTGCGCTGCCGGTGCAGCCGGTGGCGCAGATGACGCTGACGGTCAGCCAGAGCGATGAGGATTACTGCCGGGTGGTGCGCGAGATGCAGCAGGCGATCCGCGTCGGCGAAATTTTCCAGGTGGTGCCGTCGCGCCGCTTCTCGCTGCCGTGCCCGTCGCCGCTGGCCGCCTATGAGACGCTGAAAAACAGCAACCCCAGCCCGTATATGTTCTTTATGCAGGATCGCGATTTCAGCCTGTTTGGTGCCTCGCCGGAGAGTTCGCTGAAGTATGACGCCAGCAGCCGCCAGATTGAGATCTACCCGATTGCCGGCACCCGCCCGCGCGGCCGCCATGCTGACGGTTCCCTGGATCGCGACCTCGACAGCCGCATTGAGCTGGAGATGCGCACCGACCATAAAGAGCTGGCCGAGCACCTGATGCTGGTCGACCTGGCGCGCAACGACCTGGCGCGCATCTGCGAGGCGGGCAGCCGCTACGTCGCCGACCTGACCAAAGTCGACCGTTACACCTTTGTGATGCACCTGGTTTCCCGCGTGGTCGGCCAGCTGCGCGGCGATATCGACGTGCTGCACGCCTACCGCGCCTGCATGAATATGGGCACCCTGAGCGGCGCGCCGAAGGTACGGGCGATGCAGCTGATCGCCCGCGCAGAAGGCACCCGCCGCGGCAGCTACGGCGGCGCGGTGGGCTACTTCACCGCCAGCGGCGACCTCGATACCTGCATCGTCATCCGCTCCGCTTACGTGGAAGACGGCGTGGCCACCGTACAGGCCGGTGCCGGCGTGGTGCTTGACTCTGACCCGCAGGCCGAAGCCGACGAAAGCCGTAATAAAGCGCGCGCCGTGCTGCGCGCCATCGCCACCGCCCACCACTGCCAGGAGATTTTCTGA
- the trpCF gene encoding bifunctional indole-3-glycerol-phosphate synthase TrpC/phosphoribosylanthranilate isomerase TrpF: MQQETVLNNIVRDKADWLAERQQQQPLASFKDQIVPATRSFYDALQGARTVFILECKKASPSKGLIRNDFDPEAIAGVYKHYASAISVLTDEKYFQGSFDFLPLVSAAVTQPVLCKDFIIDPYQIYLARHYQADAILLMLSVLNDEQYRQLAEVAHGLNMGVLTEVISDDELERATALGAKVVGINNRDLRDLSIDLDRTRRLAPKVAHGVTVISESGISSYAQVRQLSHYANGFLIGSALMGEDDLNAAVRRVILGANKVCGLTRAEDARSARESGAIYGGLIFADGSPRRVDVAQAQQVMAGAALKYVGVFRNNPLSDVVTTARQLSLAAVQLHGDEDREFVSQLRAQLPEEVQIWKAFSISDRLPDRDWPFVDRYVFDNGNGGSGKTFDWSLLQGQSLDNVLLAGGLSADNCVEAARLGSSGLDFNSGVESAPGIKDPAKVAAVFATLKAY; the protein is encoded by the coding sequence ATGCAGCAGGAAACCGTACTGAATAATATCGTCCGCGATAAAGCTGACTGGCTGGCAGAGCGCCAGCAGCAGCAGCCGCTGGCGTCATTTAAGGATCAGATCGTCCCCGCCACGCGCAGTTTTTACGACGCGCTGCAGGGTGCCCGCACGGTGTTTATCCTCGAGTGCAAGAAAGCTTCGCCCTCGAAAGGATTAATCCGCAACGACTTCGACCCGGAGGCGATCGCCGGCGTCTACAAACATTACGCCTCGGCGATTTCGGTACTGACCGACGAAAAATATTTCCAGGGGAGCTTTGATTTTCTGCCGCTGGTCAGCGCGGCGGTCACCCAGCCGGTGCTGTGCAAAGACTTTATTATCGATCCCTATCAGATTTACCTGGCACGCCACTACCAGGCGGACGCCATCCTGCTGATGCTGTCGGTGCTGAACGATGAGCAGTACCGCCAGCTGGCCGAGGTGGCGCACGGCCTGAATATGGGCGTGCTGACCGAAGTGATCAGCGATGACGAGCTGGAGCGCGCCACCGCGCTGGGCGCGAAGGTGGTCGGCATCAACAACCGCGACCTGCGTGACCTGTCGATCGACCTCGACCGCACCCGTCGCCTGGCACCAAAGGTGGCGCACGGCGTGACGGTGATCAGCGAGTCCGGCATCAGCAGCTATGCGCAGGTGCGCCAGCTCAGCCACTACGCCAACGGTTTCCTGATCGGCTCCGCACTGATGGGCGAGGACGATCTCAACGCCGCCGTGCGCCGGGTGATCCTCGGGGCCAATAAGGTCTGCGGCCTGACCCGGGCGGAAGACGCCCGCAGCGCGCGGGAGAGCGGCGCAATTTATGGCGGGCTGATCTTCGCTGACGGCTCACCGCGCAGGGTGGACGTGGCGCAGGCGCAGCAGGTGATGGCCGGTGCAGCGCTGAAATACGTTGGCGTATTCCGCAACAACCCTTTAAGTGACGTTGTCACTACCGCGCGACAGCTAAGCCTGGCAGCGGTACAGCTGCACGGCGATGAAGACCGCGAATTTGTCAGCCAGCTGCGTGCTCAGCTGCCTGAAGAGGTGCAAATCTGGAAGGCGTTCAGCATTAGCGATCGCCTTCCCGACCGCGACTGGCCGTTTGTTGATCGCTACGTGTTTGATAACGGTAACGGCGGCAGCGGCAAGACCTTTGACTGGTCGCTGCTGCAGGGGCAGAGCCTCGACAACGTGCTGCTGGCCGGTGGCCTGAGCGCGGACAACTGTGTTGAGGCCGCCCGCCTCGGCAGCAGCGGCCTGGACTTCAACTCCGGCGTGGAAAGCGCCCCGGGTATTAAAGACCCGGCAAAAGTCGCCGCCGTATTTGCCACGCTGAAAGCTTACTGA
- the trpB gene encoding tryptophan synthase subunit beta, giving the protein MTKLNPYFGEFGGMYVPQILMPALLQLEEAFISAQSDPAFQAEFTDLLKNYAGRPTALTLCNNLTRGTKTRLYLKREDLLHGGAHKTNQVLGQALLAKRMGKKEIIAETGAGQHGVASALASALLGLKCRIYMGAKDIERQSPNVFRMKLMGAEVIPVHSGSSTLKDACNEALRDWSGSYDTAHYMLGTAAGPHPFPTIVREFQRMIGEETKAQILEKEGRLPDAVIACVGGGSNAIGMFADFIDNESVGLIGVEPAGHGIESGEHGAPLKHGRVGIYFGMKAPMMQTEDGQIEESYSISAGLDFPSVGPQHAHLNSIGRAEYVSITDDEALDAFKTLCRSEGIIPALESSHALAHALKMARENPEKEQLLVVNLSGRGDKDIFTVHDIFTAKGEL; this is encoded by the coding sequence ATGACTAAGTTAAATCCCTATTTTGGTGAGTTCGGCGGCATGTACGTGCCGCAGATCCTGATGCCCGCGCTGCTGCAGCTGGAAGAGGCGTTTATCAGCGCCCAGAGCGACCCGGCCTTCCAGGCGGAATTTACCGACCTGCTGAAAAACTACGCCGGCCGCCCGACCGCGCTGACCCTGTGTAACAACCTGACCCGCGGCACCAAAACCCGCCTGTACCTGAAGCGTGAAGACCTGCTGCACGGCGGCGCACACAAAACCAACCAGGTGCTGGGCCAGGCGCTGCTGGCGAAGCGGATGGGTAAAAAAGAGATTATTGCCGAGACCGGTGCCGGTCAGCACGGCGTGGCGTCGGCGCTGGCCAGCGCCCTGCTCGGCCTCAAGTGCCGCATCTATATGGGTGCCAAGGATATTGAACGCCAGTCGCCGAACGTGTTCCGCATGAAGCTGATGGGCGCCGAGGTGATCCCGGTGCACAGCGGCTCGTCGACGCTGAAAGACGCCTGTAACGAGGCGCTGCGTGACTGGTCCGGCAGCTACGACACCGCGCACTATATGCTCGGCACCGCCGCCGGCCCGCACCCGTTCCCGACCATCGTGCGCGAGTTCCAGCGGATGATCGGCGAAGAGACCAAAGCGCAGATCCTCGAAAAAGAGGGCCGACTGCCGGATGCGGTGATCGCCTGCGTCGGCGGCGGTTCGAACGCCATCGGCATGTTTGCCGACTTTATTGATAACGAAAGCGTCGGGCTGATCGGCGTCGAGCCGGCCGGCCACGGCATCGAGTCCGGCGAGCACGGCGCGCCGCTGAAGCACGGCCGCGTCGGCATCTACTTCGGCATGAAAGCGCCGATGATGCAGACCGAAGACGGCCAGATCGAAGAGTCTTACTCGATCTCCGCCGGGCTGGACTTCCCGTCGGTCGGGCCGCAGCACGCCCACCTGAACAGCATCGGCCGCGCCGAATATGTCTCAATTACCGATGACGAGGCGCTGGACGCGTTTAAAACCCTGTGCCGCAGCGAGGGGATTATTCCGGCGCTGGAGTCCTCCCACGCGCTGGCCCACGCGCTGAAGATGGCGCGTGAGAACCCGGAAAAAGAGCAGCTGCTGGTGGTCAACCTCTCCGGCCGCGGCGATAAAGATATTTTCACCGTGCACGACATTTTCACCGCGAAGGGAGAGCTGTGA
- the trpA gene encoding tryptophan synthase subunit alpha has translation MERYERCFKRLADRNEGAFVPFVTLGDPTPELSLKIIDALVAGGADALELGIPFSDPLADGPTIQNAALRAFAAGTTPAVCFEMLAAIRQKYPEMPIGLLMYANLVFSNGIDNFYARCQQAGVDSVLIADVPVEESAPFRQAALRHNVAPIFICPPNADDDLLREIASHGRGYTYLLSRAGVTGSETRASLPLKHLVDKLAEYHAAPPLQGFGISEASQVAEAIAAGAAGAISGSAIVKIIEQHHQTPDVMLSELTAFVSRLKAGTRH, from the coding sequence ATGGAACGTTACGAACGCTGTTTTAAACGTCTGGCAGACCGCAACGAAGGTGCCTTTGTGCCCTTCGTCACCCTCGGCGACCCGACGCCCGAGCTGTCGCTGAAAATTATCGACGCGCTGGTGGCCGGCGGCGCCGACGCGCTGGAGCTGGGCATCCCCTTCTCCGATCCGCTGGCCGACGGCCCGACCATTCAGAACGCCGCGCTGCGCGCCTTCGCCGCAGGCACCACCCCGGCGGTCTGCTTTGAGATGCTGGCGGCCATCCGCCAGAAGTACCCGGAGATGCCGATCGGCCTGCTGATGTACGCCAACCTGGTGTTCTCCAACGGTATCGACAACTTTTACGCCCGCTGCCAGCAGGCCGGCGTTGACTCGGTGCTGATCGCCGACGTGCCGGTGGAAGAGTCGGCCCCGTTCCGCCAGGCGGCGCTGCGCCACAACGTGGCACCGATCTTTATCTGCCCGCCGAACGCCGATGACGATCTGCTGCGCGAGATCGCTTCGCACGGGCGCGGGTACACTTATCTGCTCTCCCGCGCCGGGGTAACCGGTTCAGAGACCCGCGCCAGCCTGCCGCTGAAGCACCTGGTGGATAAGCTGGCCGAGTATCACGCCGCGCCGCCGCTGCAGGGCTTTGGTATCTCGGAAGCGTCGCAGGTGGCGGAAGCCATCGCCGCCGGCGCGGCCGGGGCGATCTCCGGTTCGGCGATTGTGAAAATCATCGAGCAGCATCACCAGACGCCGGACGTGATGCTCAGCGAGCTGACGGCGTTTGTCAGTAGGCTGAAGGCCGGCACCCGCCATTAA
- a CDS encoding MFS transporter yields MNRTTFRGWHMVAAVHLLLALIFGAAYSFGAFFSSLQENFDADRFSTASIFSLTALIYYVVGVFSGSWSDRTSVRTVTGLGIVLLALGFLVSSLMSSSLSLFLATFCSLVGLGVGLVYVPAVSTIQRWFIVHRSSASGLALAGTGLGTLVGPMVAGWLMRHLSWQSTMQIYAAAIVVLGLTAAVYLRGKPQDIGQQPDGLTPEAFNDVKSPASNRSVTLGEAVRQPAFWWFFMAIFFGSIGLFLALVHINPYARQQGIEATQANLLIGLIGVGNIAGRLVLGRPGDRIGAQRFLIVVTLSLVVLCGLWSVAHSFMALAVFALLFGAANGGCIALYPAVASSWFGTANLGAILGALYIAVGIAAVAGGSFAGLLYDFYRSYTLSIVLAGGAALLSVAGIVLAARHAARHV; encoded by the coding sequence ATGAACAGAACCACATTCCGCGGCTGGCATATGGTGGCGGCCGTGCATCTTTTACTGGCGTTGATTTTCGGTGCGGCCTACTCCTTTGGGGCATTCTTCAGTAGCCTGCAGGAGAATTTTGATGCAGATCGTTTTTCGACCGCATCGATATTCTCACTGACCGCGCTAATCTATTACGTCGTGGGCGTTTTCTCCGGTTCGTGGAGCGACAGAACCTCGGTTCGTACCGTTACAGGCCTCGGAATTGTGCTGCTCGCGCTTGGCTTTCTGGTCAGTAGCCTGATGTCATCCTCACTGTCACTGTTCCTGGCAACCTTTTGTAGCCTGGTCGGGCTGGGCGTTGGCCTGGTCTACGTACCGGCAGTATCGACCATTCAACGCTGGTTCATTGTACATCGCAGTTCGGCTTCGGGTCTTGCCCTGGCCGGAACGGGGCTGGGCACGCTGGTCGGGCCGATGGTTGCCGGGTGGCTGATGCGGCATCTGTCCTGGCAGAGCACCATGCAGATTTATGCCGCAGCCATTGTCGTGCTGGGGCTGACTGCGGCGGTTTATCTGCGTGGAAAACCACAGGATATTGGGCAGCAACCTGACGGACTGACCCCTGAAGCGTTCAACGATGTGAAATCACCTGCATCTAATCGCAGCGTTACGCTGGGTGAAGCGGTGCGTCAGCCTGCTTTCTGGTGGTTTTTTATGGCGATTTTCTTCGGATCGATCGGCCTGTTCCTCGCGCTGGTCCATATCAATCCCTATGCCCGTCAACAGGGGATTGAAGCCACCCAGGCCAATCTGCTGATTGGTCTTATAGGTGTGGGCAACATTGCTGGCCGGCTGGTACTCGGGCGTCCAGGCGATCGCATAGGTGCCCAGCGTTTTCTGATCGTGGTCACGTTAAGTCTGGTCGTGCTGTGCGGTCTGTGGAGTGTGGCACACAGCTTTATGGCTCTCGCTGTGTTCGCACTGCTGTTTGGCGCGGCTAACGGCGGGTGCATCGCGCTGTATCCGGCGGTCGCCAGTAGTTGGTTTGGCACTGCCAACCTGGGTGCCATCCTCGGTGCCCTGTACATCGCCGTCGGTATCGCCGCCGTTGCGGGCGGAAGTTTCGCCGGGCTGCTGTATGATTTTTACCGAAGCTATACGCTGTCCATCGTTCTGGCGGGGGGCGCGGCCTTGCTGTCGGTTGCCGGTATCGTGCTGGCCGCAAGGCACGCTGCGCGTCATGTGTGA
- a CDS encoding acyltransferase, which produces MKLLECAVRDVVAGNNVTIIQPANIYQCELHDDVFVGPFVEIQKGSVIGQGSRIQSHSFICENVTIGRHCFIGHNVTFANDLFRSGAPDASAESWIAITLGDHVTVGSGATILTPSVCSGAVIGAGSVVVRPVEIKGIYAGNPARLLRRL; this is translated from the coding sequence ATGAAACTGCTCGAATGCGCTGTCCGCGACGTGGTGGCGGGAAACAACGTCACCATTATCCAGCCCGCCAACATTTACCAGTGCGAACTGCATGATGATGTCTTTGTTGGCCCCTTTGTTGAAATTCAAAAAGGCAGCGTGATCGGCCAGGGCAGCCGCATCCAGTCACACAGCTTTATCTGTGAAAACGTCACCATTGGCCGGCACTGTTTTATCGGCCACAACGTCACTTTTGCCAACGACCTGTTTCGCAGCGGAGCGCCTGATGCCTCGGCAGAGAGCTGGATCGCCATCACCCTGGGCGACCATGTTACCGTTGGCAGCGGCGCAACCATCCTGACGCCATCTGTCTGCAGCGGCGCGGTAATCGGAGCGGGCAGCGTGGTGGTCAGGCCGGTTGAGATAAAAGGGATTTATGCCGGAAATCCGGCAAGGTTGTTGCGCAGATTGTAA
- a CDS encoding type II toxin-antitoxin system HigA family antitoxin, with amino-acid sequence MIQIKPIRTEADYEAALKLIEPLFDNEPELNTPEGDFFEIMCLLIEDWEKKHYPVDSPDPIEAIKFRMEQQGLTAKDLEPAIGRRNRVYEVLNGTRNLTLPMIRELHRQFNIPLECLIGCRE; translated from the coding sequence ATGATTCAAATCAAGCCTATTCGTACAGAAGCCGACTACGAAGCCGCATTAAAGCTGATTGAACCCCTGTTCGACAACGAGCCAGAGCTGAATACTCCGGAAGGTGATTTCTTTGAGATCATGTGCTTGCTGATCGAGGACTGGGAGAAGAAGCACTACCCCGTCGATTCGCCCGATCCCATTGAAGCGATTAAATTCCGCATGGAACAGCAGGGACTCACTGCGAAAGATCTCGAACCTGCTATTGGGCGCAGAAACCGGGTCTACGAAGTGCTCAACGGTACGCGCAATCTCACCCTGCCGATGATTCGTGAGCTTCATCGGCAGTTTAATATCCCGCTGGAGTGTCTGATTGGCTGCCGCGAGTAA
- a CDS encoding type II toxin-antitoxin system HigB family toxin produces MKIISIRTLKDFWERNPDSEQAIKSWIDEASKATWQSPADIKSHYRSASILKNRRVVFNIKGNNYRLIVAIAYKRGWMFVKFIGTHRQYDNIDAETVELE; encoded by the coding sequence ATGAAAATTATCTCTATCCGCACTCTTAAAGACTTTTGGGAAAGGAATCCTGACTCTGAGCAGGCGATCAAGTCATGGATTGATGAAGCTTCGAAAGCGACCTGGCAGTCGCCGGCTGATATCAAGTCCCATTATCGCAGTGCCAGTATTTTGAAGAATCGGCGGGTAGTGTTTAATATTAAAGGCAATAATTATCGACTTATCGTCGCTATTGCTTACAAGCGCGGTTGGATGTTTGTGAAGTTCATTGGTACTCACCGTCAGTATGACAATATCGATGCCGAAACCGTCGAGTTGGAGTAA
- the nagB gene encoding glucosamine-6-phosphate deaminase yields MRLIPLATAEHVGKWAARHIVKRINAFNPTAERPFVLGLPTGGTPLSAYKALVAMHQAGLVSFQHVVTFNMDEYVGLPQEHPESYHSFMHRNFFDHVDIQPENINLLNGNAPDIDAECRRYEEKIRSYGKINLFMGGVGNDGHIAFNEPASSLASRTRIKTLTHDTRVANSRFFGGDVSLVPKCALTVGVGTLLDAEEVMILVQGHAKAQALQAAVEGNVNHMWTITCLQLHPKALIVCDEPSTMELKVKTLKYFTEIEAENVKGL; encoded by the coding sequence ATGAGACTGATCCCCCTGGCAACAGCTGAACACGTCGGTAAATGGGCCGCGCGCCATATCGTCAAGCGCATCAACGCTTTTAATCCAACGGCGGAACGTCCGTTTGTTCTGGGCCTGCCCACCGGCGGCACGCCGCTTAGCGCCTATAAAGCGCTGGTGGCGATGCACCAGGCCGGCCTGGTCAGCTTTCAGCACGTCGTCACCTTTAATATGGATGAGTACGTGGGCCTGCCGCAGGAACATCCGGAAAGCTATCACAGCTTTATGCACCGCAACTTCTTTGACCACGTGGATATTCAGCCGGAAAATATCAATCTGCTGAACGGCAACGCGCCGGATATCGACGCTGAATGCCGTCGCTACGAAGAGAAAATCCGCAGCTACGGCAAAATTAACCTGTTTATGGGCGGCGTGGGTAACGACGGCCATATCGCCTTTAACGAACCTGCCTCGTCGCTGGCTTCCCGCACCCGGATTAAAACCCTGACCCATGACACCCGCGTGGCCAACTCCCGCTTCTTCGGCGGCGACGTTAGCCTGGTGCCGAAATGTGCGCTGACCGTTGGCGTCGGCACGCTGCTGGACGCCGAAGAGGTGATGATCCTGGTGCAGGGGCACGCCAAAGCGCAGGCGCTGCAGGCGGCGGTGGAGGGCAACGTCAACCATATGTGGACCATTACCTGCCTGCAGCTGCACCCGAAAGCGCTGATCGTCTGCGATGAACCCTCGACCATGGAGCTGAAGGTGAAGACGCTGAAGTACTTCACGGAAATCGAGGCTGAGAACGTTAAGGGGCTGTAG